Below is a genomic region from Asterias amurensis chromosome 4, ASM3211899v1.
cacatAGTAACCAACTTGTTGGCTCGGTTAGGCTTAGTTTCAAGATGGCCGACTCTAAAAACGTTttcaaattattcaaattattcaaattatttcttaaaaaaatggaataccctgaatcataacaacttaataataattataaaatcacAAAGACTAATTTCCATTAGTTGAATAAAAACAACGTTGTATATTTTAAGAACATAAACCTTTAGAGATGTTACTACAAAACAAACTACATGTTCAGCCAAAAtgcgtatgtacatgtacatgtatatgtacatggacatgtgtacatatgtacatgtatgcactgcAAAATTGCGTATCCAAAGTGGTTTCCTAATTGTTCACTTGTAATATTTATGACACgaggctgtacatgtacatgtatctgaatTAGAGGGCTATAGCCATGGTCATGACTATTTGACACCTTACCTGATGAACTTTTCATTCCTCAAAAGTTTTTCTGTTGAAGGAACGTGTTtccttggatcaggcgagtcggcctatgaaaaagcctttgaaacCATTTGCATATTGTGAGAAAGATacctttaaaaatagaatatgacccacacaaacatgcctcaaaattgcatggttttccttttacttggcATGCTTGGTTATGGTACATGGCATGCCATTTTGTTCAGTCTAATTTCTTACTCCACTAAATGGCGGACCATTTTAGTTCAGGAAGTAAAAGACAGATCACAACCGGCAATGttgaggcatacttgtgtggattattgtaggTTACTTTAGGTTTactttttttgaacaaaaaatggttacaacatttttcatagaccaactcaccaGGGCCTAACTTCATAACACTgcctaaagacagtggacacttttggtaattgtcaaagactagtcttcatagttggtgtatctcagcatatatgcataaaataacaaacttgtgaaaattttagctcaagttgcgagataataatgaaagaaaaatagccttgtcacacaaagttgtgtgcttttcgagaccaagttttaaatctgaggtctccaaatcacatttgtggtaaattacttctttctcaaatactatggcaccacttcagagggagccgtttctcacaatgtttttttataccatcaacctctccccattacttgtcaccaagaaaggttttatgccaataattattttgagtaattaccaatagtgtccactgtctttaacgatAATTTTGTGCGGTACGCACCAGAGGGTTAGCATGCCTCTTCGGTAGCTTACGgctagcagcgctatgaaatggtaatcacgcagtaagcacaaaatcagccacTAAGCAatgctatgaaattaggccctgatctAGTGCAACATGTCACTTTAACAGCCAACTTTCAAATGTGGGCTAAGATGACCCTTTGACTTGTCCCAGAAACTGCCACAAAGGGTAATTGTCAACTTGTCATTGTGAACTTGTTAGGTACTTTGATGTTATCTATCTAAAGAGAACAGTATGTCAAGGAAAAGAAACAGTAGTCTACatactctgtggacattttgttttagaaatggttatttaaaaaaaattgtaactaAAATGTTGAAGTCAAAGAAATTTTTCCAGTTTCATTGAAACTGTCGAACCGTACTTTTTATTTGGGTGTATTAGCTCGCTGTTATAAAAGTCGCAACGTTTGTTTAAAGCTTTAATGGTTCAAAACAACAGTATTACAGTTTTTCTATTTCTTTCATTGTCTTCGGAATTGAATTGATGCTGTGCAATTGGACAACATTTATTTAACTattgtttgaagttttgcatgATGTGGATAAATttaaagaaactataaatacatGATGAACTTAAGGGTACACCCATgtgcaaatctttttagtgggagtgttggctctgaacagAGCCGCTGTACTCTGCTCGTCGTCAAGAGAATGCAGGACTACCGATGGTGATGGAGCTTGTGAGTtggttgctggctggatgtgcaggtaaccttattccggtaagcataattttgctggGCTTAgctattttgttgtgtttaaacagctctatgaaaatggtgCTGGTCCAAAGACAACAATTAAAAGTAGTTTTATAAGACATGAaggtttgcatggtggaatGATAATGAGAAATATTTTTACGGTGACATGtagataaatctcttttgacAAATGTGCCTTTTGCACATTTGAGAGTGAAATTTGATAACGACGCATGTATATTCTTTCCCTGATGGTGGGACGAGTATAGAGTCCAACTGTTGAGTCCTCCCATTCCTCTCACAACCACCATcaatcaaaagagatttatttaGATGGTATCATCGCAAATATgtttcataattttaaaaatgcatttaataatGCATTGATGTTATTATGTATTCAATGCATTCAATGTTAATGTTGGTTGTTTCTCCCTGGTTTCTTCAGGCTTATTACGAAGGTGAAGCTCGCTGCGATCAAGAGGTTGGGATACAGGGTGACTATGACCCAACTGAGTTAGTGTGTGGAGCATGCTCAGATGTATCCAGGGCTCAGGTAGGGGGTTTTACACCAaagttttatttcttgtttttatgtattgtttaacccggggagacCAGCACTGCTTTTTTAATGGTGCCCAGTGAGACAATGCATTAAGCACAGACCCGAATAAGGGGAAAATTCCCCCCCTCCCCACATACAAATACAAAGACAGCTGTATTGAGCCAAAAGCATGATAAAGAACAAAGGGTCAAAATAACTGTTGAGATAATTGTAGAATTACTGATTACATAGTTAACCGTTTCATGCATTATTTATTTGAGTATTAATTTGATCATATGGACACATTTATTGTTCATTCATTTGTGAATGTCAACCACCCCAAAACAAGGTCACAATAGCATCCTCAAGCGTCCTCTTTCCAAATCAGAAAACTGTGGGCGTACGGTCTCTATTTTTTGTGTTACAACTAGTTTTACGTACGACAAATAGAAGAGTTAATACAACATTTAGGGAATTTCACCTAACAAGATATGaacaattttgaataaaacattttgcaaacaatgttttgtttatcaaACCAAATTCCTCCTAACTAATGCTCCATcttttttccaatttgtttgaCCCCAGATGTGTCCAAAGCATGGGACAGATTTCCTGGAGTACAAGTGCCGCTACTGCCGTTCAGTTGCTGTGTTCTGCTTTGGTCGAACACATTTCTGCAATGCTTGCCACGATGACTTCCAAAGGATCACCAGCATTCCAAAGCCAGATCTTCCTCACTGCCCGGCTGGTAAGAGTGTACTGGGGTTGGATAGGGAAGGATAAGGGGTGGAACATGAGTGATAGTTGAAGTTTTGGTCACTCCAACCCTTCAACTGAGGATCCATAGAgaattaagcctggttcatactttctgtgaaTGTAAAGCGTTTTTGAGGTCTCATGGCTGTTTTTGCACCCAATGTTTCACACTAgttgaacacaattcatctgtTGCGATTTATTTGTtgcaggaaatatgaaccaggcttcataCTTGAAGGGTTGGGGTGGATGGTTTGATAGGGTTTGAGTTGGACTGAAGATTGTTGGGAAAATTTCATGGTACATATAATTTTATGCACTGCATGTATCTGAAATCTGATTGCCTTGTGATTTACTGACATGTCAACTCAAAAAAAGTTTGCAGCTGCCAACATGTTCCCACATCTTAAGAGCTCATCTGCCATCCTGCCAGCCTAACAGTGGTGGAATCTCTCAAATGCTAGAAGAAAGTTATTGCAAATCAtttctgagaaaatagaattagctgttgcaaactgcttaccaactaaaaggacctatggtataagtGCAAAAGTTAGTTATTGACCTGacactttgagaaagactctgctagggtcagaacgtcagaccattaactatgtTTTGAAATCATTTCTTTATCAGATGTGTACCAGCAGTTGTTGCATAGCAAACTTGCAATTTAGGGAGTTTTTATATTAATGGACATTTATACAGCTAGCATCCCTCAGTATTGTATTGCAGTAGTTGAGTATATTTCGTGAAAGACTCTCTTAAATGCTTTCTCTGAAGAGGGTAGGCTTAATACTTTTAGTAAGTTATACGCTGTGCTTTTTGTTAAGAGCTTAgtggaattaaaaaaaagttgtttcgGGTACCAAGAAAAAGAGTTTAGCTATTTAGTATAGTGTCCGCACAAaagaacatttataaaaaaaaaacatataaaaatgaTGTTATACAATCGAGCCATGTAAAATCGACTTTTGAGATGGACTATGGCCATGTCCGAAACAATGACTtctgctacagctacggctagaatGCGCACCtttgcctattcttcaacactgtcaGCCACACTGATCTAGCCACAGCAGTAGCCAAAGTCACCGTTTCGGACACAGCTTAAGGCTGGACTTTCAAATTAGGATCTGCATGATGTCACTCGATATTAGTGTGTACAAACTGCTCAAGTAGTTCCATTAGAATTAAAGACATTCCTGCCAGAATTTTACGCCAAACCGAttgcttttttgtttacatgatGACTACTATGTTTGCTGCATATCAGTCATCAGAACGTTGGAATGATAAATCAGGAATGCGTTAAAATAGGCACTTATACTGTCTGCACAAAGTGCTTGATTTACAGCATTCAGAAAGAgttaggttaggactagtccttggagatattaaaaacttaaggctagtcctaagtgaggacgagtaactcaacCTATTCTGGAGATAAAAGAAGTCTTaacttgtgaaatccacccctggtcacttaAGACGGGTACAGGTGTAGATACAGAAGGCCGCAAAACAGTTTGTCGACGAACCTTCAGGGAACCATTCCCAAACCTATTCACATTGGGGAGGTCGACAAATTTTCATATCTGCACAATTCCAAAGAAAAGCAGCCAAATTTACTAAGCATAGAAAATCTTTGCTTCGCAGATAGACAGGTTACTAGCTCCCTAAAATGCCATGTGATTGTATATTGCTTGTGATCGGTTCCCTGCTTACAGTTGCTTAGCAACATTtgttcctgctaagcacagTTAACATGTGGATGTGTGTGTTTGTACATTGATGCCCCTTTCTGTTCATCTATTTGGGAGACTATATCTATGTCCTTCTTTATACAACCTGTCAGAACAATGGCCAGTGTGTAAGTTGTACGGTTTAAAATGTGGACGAGTGGTGTGGGAAGTTGAAACAAAAAGCAGGAATTGAGAAAGTGTAAATATCAAATAAACGAACATATAAATGAAGACATTTCAAACAGTGACTTGTTGTATTGTTATTCAGAAAGAGTagggtatagacctttatcatggtgcagccatgtTGAAGTTTTCCCCTTGAcgtcaatgtaaccaaaccgaggcttggtGAACAAAccagtctggttcctatttgcaaaattgttattatcattc
It encodes:
- the LOC139936624 gene encoding E3 ubiquitin-protein ligase MYCBP2-like isoform X3, translated to MVMELVSWLLAGCAGNLIPAYYEGEARCDQEVGIQGDYDPTELVCGACSDVSRAQMCPKHGTDFLEYKCRYCRSVAVFCFGRTHFCNACHDDFQRITSIPKPDLPHCPAED